A stretch of the Channa argus isolate prfri chromosome 9, Channa argus male v1.0, whole genome shotgun sequence genome encodes the following:
- the nxpe3 gene encoding NXPE family member 3, with protein sequence MCRHFPKYALIFLLLALSGLIYLLHNIHKVENWNCHTISSLYQLQSRVQSSFIPVHLPTFYHNRTFCAHLGQKPSPEDELEEHYLLDLIAWPGPPSAPIALRQTSDPVHSLFTILPTERGREWHVGDQLEALVQMHDFQGRPKRYGGDFLVARLHSPELGASVVGEVLDHKNGFYSVLFPLIWEGPAQVEVTLVHSSEAVSVLRRLREERPDRVFFKSLFRLGFLSETTVCNMCLPPDQQPMCNYTDLHTGEPWYCYKPKMLSCDSRINHAKGGYLKNVITNKEALLFQRDVNIKVHIHPSGPDRIGVLPPRKDEGHTESSNIIPDPIKLEPSGYYYKDMWRPLGGITVRLFNGSSSVIQCLKNKVINMYGDSTVRQWFEYLVAIVPELKEFNLHSPKNIGPLMAIDSTHNILLKYRCHGPPIRFTTVMSSELRYISNELDGLSGGPDTVVVLSIWAHFSTFPVEVYIRRLRHIRRAIIHLLDRAPGTVIVIRSANLQALDQEVSLYNSDWYSLQLDKVLRAMFKGMNVLLVDAWQMSLAHHLPHALHPPPPIIKNMIDMFLSYVCPEKKKIHQK encoded by the exons ATGTGCCGACATTTTCCCAAGTATGCCCTCATATTTCTCCTTCTAGCTCTGTCTGGACTCATCTACTTGCTGCACAACATCCACAAAGTGGAG AACTGGAATTGCCACACAATTTCATCTCTCTACCAGCTCCAGAGCAGGGTCCAATCCTCTTTTATCCCAGTGCATCTTCCTACTTTTTATCATAATCGCACCTTTTGTGCTCATCTGGGCCAGAAGCCCTCCCCTGAAGATGAGCTGGAAGAGCATTACCTCTTGGACTTAATCGCTTGGCCTGGGCCTCCCTCTGCACCTATTGCTCTGCGACAGACAAGTGACCCTGTGCACAGTCTTTTCACCATCCTTCCAACTGAAAGAGGAAGGGAGTGGCATGTGGGTGACCAGCTGGAGGCCCTTGTCCAAATGCATGACTTCCAGGGTCGTCCAAAGCGCTACGGCGGGGATTTCCTTGTTGCCAGACTCCATTCTCCGGAGCTTGGAGCAAGTGTAGTAGGTGAAGTGCTGGACCACAAAAATGGATTCTATTCTGTTCTGTTCCCACTCATCTGGGAGGGACCTGCACAGGTTGAGGTGACGTTAGTGCACTCCAGTGAGGCCGTGTCTGTATTACGACGACTAAGAGAAGAACGTCCCGATCGAGTATTTTTCAAAAGCCTGTTTCGCCTGGGATTTCTGTCTGAGACTACTGTATGCAACATGTGCCTACCCCCTGACCAGCAGCCTATGTGCAACTACACAGATCTTCACACAGGGGAGCCGTGGTACTGCTACAAGCCTAAGATGCTCAGCTGTGACAGCAGAATTAACCACGCCAAAGGAGGCTACCTAAAAAACGTCATCACCAATAAAGAAGCATTACTCTTCCAGAG agacGTAAACATCAAAGTTCATATACATCCTTCAGGACCAGACAGAATCGGTGTGCTTCCTCCTAGAAAAG ATGAAGGACACACAGAAAGCAGCAATATAATACCAGATCCTATTAAGCTAGAACCATCTGGATATTACTACAAGGATATGTGGAGGCCATTAGGTGGCATTACAGTCCGGCTGTTCAATGGATCATCTAGCGTCATTCAGTGTTTAAAGAACAAGGTGATCAACATGTATGGAGACTCCACTGTCAGGCAGTGGTTTGAGTACCTCGTTGCTATTGTACCAG AATTGAAGGAGTTCAATTTACACAGTCCTAAAAACATCGGGCCTTTAATGGCGATAGACAGCACTCACAATATTCTCTTGAAGTACCGCTGCCATGGCCCACCGATTCGATTCACCACCGTCATGTCCAGCGAGCTGCGGTACATTTCAAATGAGCTGGACGGCCTCTCTGGGGGTCCTGACACCGTTGTGGTTCTCAGCATTTGGGCCCATTTTAGCACCTTTCCTGTGGAGGTATACATACGACGGCTACGTCACATCCGGCGTGCAATTATACACCTTCTGGACCGGGCGCCGGGAACAGTTATTGTGATTCGCTCAGCGAACCTCCAGGCCCTGGACCAAGAGGTGAGCCTGTACAACAGTGACTGGTATTCCCTGCAACTAGATAAGGTGCTCAGGGCCATGTTTAAGGGAATGAATGTTCTACTGGTGGATGCCTGGCAAATGAGTTTAGCCCACCACCTCCCCCATGCTCTCCATCCACCCCCACCTATCATTAAGAACATGATAGACATGTTTCTGTCCTATGTTTGtccagagaagaaaaagatCCACCAGAAATGA
- the me3 gene encoding NADP-dependent malic enzyme, mitochondrial has protein sequence MNSLPGRAALLLCRRTAAGGMGVLGGSSLHPAGGLPADRASFQAVRVCHSGTNRKSSVSTKKRGYDITRNPHLNKGMAFTLEERLQLGIHGLLPPCFLSQDVQVLRVMKSYETRTNPLDKYILLMTLQDRNEKLFYRLLTSDIEEFMPIVYTPTVGLACQQYGLAFRRPRGLFITIHDRGHIATMLNSWPEEDIKAIVVTDGERILGLGDLGSYGMGIPVGKLALYTACGGVRPQQCLPVLLDVGTDNQTLLNDPLYIGLKHKRIRGKEYDELIDEFMQAVTDKYGMNCLIQFEDFANSNAFRILNKYRNRYCTFNDDIQGTASVAVAGILAALKITKNKLLDHTFVFQGAGEAALGIAHLIMMAMAKEGVTREEAAKRIWMVDSKGLIVKGRSHLNHEKEEFAHDHPHIKTLDEVVHTIKPTAIIGVAAIGGAFTEKIIKDMASSNERPIIFALSNPTSKAECTAEQCYKLTEGRGIFASGSPFDKVTLADGRSFYPGQGNNAYVFPGVALGIIACGVRHISDDIFLTTAEAIADMVTEENLAEGRLYPPLNNIREVSFKIALKVVDYAYKHNLASVYPEPKDKEAFVLSHIYSPDYDSFSLDTYTWPQEAMAVQDV, from the exons ATGAACTCTCTCCCAGGAAGAGCCGCACTGCTTCTGTGCAGGCGGACGGCAGCCGGAGGGATGGGGGTCCTCGGCGGCTCCTCGCTTCACCCTGCTGGCGGCCTGCCGGCGGACAGGGCCTCTTTCCAGGCTGTGCGGGTCTGCCACTCAGGGACGAACCGCAAAAGCAGCGTCAGCACCAAGAAGCGGGGCTACGACATCACCAGAAACCCACATCTCAACAAG GGAATGGCATTCACTCTGGAGGAGCGATTACAACTGGGCATCCACGGCCTGCTGCCCCCCTGCTTCCTTTCCCAGGATGTGCAAGTGCTGCGTGTGATGAAGAGCTACGAAACCCGCACCAATCCTCTGGACAA ATACATCCTGTTGATGACGCTGCAGGACAGGAATGAGAAGCTCTTCTACCGTTTGTTGACTTCAGACATCGAGGAGTTCATGCCCATCGTGTACACTCCCACTGTCGGCCTGGCATGTCAACAGTACGGACTCGCCTTCAGGAGACCACG AGGACTCTTTATCACCATCCATGACAGAGGCCACATCGCTACCATGCTCAACTCCTGGCCTGAAGAAGACATAAag GCCATCGTGGTGACAGACGGGGAACGCATCCTCGGCCTGGGTGACCTCGGCAGCTACGGAATGGGGATTCCTGTTGGAAAGCTGGCTCTCTACACTGCCTGTGGAGGTGTTCGGCCACAGCAATGTCTCCCAGTGCTGCTAGATGTTGGCACTGACAACCAG ACTCTCCTCAATGACCCTCTGTACATTGGACTGAAGCACAAGAGAATCAGAGGAAAGGAGTATGACGAGTTGATCGACGAGTTCATGCAGGCCGTGACAGACAA ATATGGAATGAACTGTTTGATTCAGTTTGAAGATTTCGCCAACAGCAACGCCTTTCGCATCCTTAACAAGTACAGGAATCGATACTGTACCTTCAACGATGACATTCAAG GCACAGCCTCAGTAGCTGTTGCAGGAATCTTGGCTGCTCTGAAGATCACAAAGAATAAACTGTTAGACCACACTTTTGTGTTCCAGGGGGCAGGCGAG GCTGCTTTGGGTATTGCTCACCTGATTATGATGGCCATGGCCAAAGAAGGTGTAACTAGAGAAGAAGCGGCCAAAAGGATTTGGATGGTGGATTCAAAAGGCCTTATTGTAAAG gGAAGAAGCCATTTGAACCACGAGAAGGAGGAGTTTGCCCATGATCACCCACACATTAAGACCCTGGACGAGGTGGTGCACACCATCAAACCCACAGCTATCATAG GAGTGGCTGCTATTGGAGGAGCATTTACTGAGAAGATTATCAAAGACATGGCGTCTTCCAATGAGCGGCCGATCATTTTTGCCCTAAGTAATCCAACCAGCAAGGCAGAGTGCACAGCAGAGCAGTGCTACAAGCTCACAGAG GGCCGAGGCATCTTCGCTAGCGGAAGTCCATTTGACAAGGTGACGCTGGCCGACGGACGTTCTTTTTACCCCGGGCAGGGAAACAACGCTTACGTCTTCCCTGGAGTCGCTTTGGGCATTATAGCCTGTGGAGTGCGCCACATATCTGACGACATCTTCCTTACCACAGCAGAG GCAATAGCTGACATGGTAACAGAGGAGAATCTGGCTGAAGGACGACTCTATCCTCCTCTCAACAACATAAGAGAGGTGTCCTTCAAGATTGCATTGAAG GTTGTCGACTACGCGTACAAACACAACCTGGCGTCGGTGTATCCTGAGCCGAAGGACAAGGAGGCATTTGTGCTTTCTCACATCTACAGTCCTGACTATGACTCCTTCAGCCTGGACACATACACCTGGCCACAGGAGGCCATGGCCGTCCAGGACGTTTGA
- the ildr1b gene encoding immunoglobulin-like domain-containing receptor 1b: protein MGNLILVALLLVHLPTELLSIQVIVPETWRSTTLFASVTLRCDYSTSANTQDVLVTWRYKSFCQDPVLEYYSTGYQAALHLGQDPTNDCLDKQRTVRTVIQKRGTNEPTLGADYRNRKITIQNKADLVINEVMWWDNGVYFCAIDAAGDTTGDSDQEIRLVVYHWLTVLLIILGALLLIMLFCICCCQCCPQKCCCYVRCPCCPQKCCCPEKAVMQHRMLQQAKKGMAPWMNGQPIYAPISSNASSQGVPIMYSGSYSDYPVKQNIAAFHQQQPPPPPPHHVNFSVHGSTRENNQLLDTLENQVRGLDVSVPQMAPHVVQNVLPLQHYPQLQPMLAPPAVPYTPGPPSMLSALDGMGVRGTERRVITLPPIIQRVPSFSDRRGHGGGPRISSQSSGSTNRSAGGPLRDTRGYRDREVSPPRRGILRDDDFDWETRRGRAPHGGNEQGGSAVRRGEGSRWSRDHLMEERHSKASQRQRSYSPPQRRKGSWSSEEVDSRRHRRGKGKGGSEKPPSYSSIEIEPGINYEMRNYNPLSDRSSRSGTSVVI from the exons ATGGGGAATCTGATACTGGTGGCGCTTCTGCTGGTTCACCTGCCAACAG AGCTACTGTCCATCCAAGTGATTGTTCCAGAGACGTGGAGGAGCACGACTCTGTTTGCATCTGTGACTCTGCGCTGTGACTACTCAACTTCAGCCAACACTCAGGATGTCCTGGTCACCTGGAGGTACAAGTCCTTCTGTCAGGACCCAGTGCTGGAGTACTACTCTACAG GCTATCAGGCAGCTCTTCACCTGGGCCAGGACCCCACCAACGACTGCCTCGACAAACAGCGCACAGTCCGAACGGTGATCCAGAAGAGGGGCACCAATGAGCCCACACTTGGTGCAGACTACAGAAACCGGAAAATTACCATTCAAAACA AGGCTGACCTGGTTATCAATGAGGTGATGTGGTGGGATAACGGTGTGTATTTCTGCGCTATTGATGCTGCCGGCGATACAACAGGGGACTCAGATCAAGAAATCAGACTTGTTGTTTACC ATTGGCTGACAGTCCTCTTAATCATCCTCGGCGCCCTCTTGCTCATCATGCTCTTCTGCATatgttgctgtcagtgctgcCCACAGAAGTGCTGCTGCTACGTCCGCTGCCCGTGTTGTCCACAGAAGTGCTGCTGCCCCGAGAAAG CTGTGATGCAGCACAGGATGCTGCAACAGGCTAAGAAGGGCATGGCTCCCTGGATGAACGGCCAACCCATTTATGCACCAATCAGCTCCAATGCCTCCTCTCAGGGCGTCCCCATTATGTATTCAG GCTCGTACTCAGACTATCCTGTCAAGCAAAACATTGCTGCTTTTCACCAGCAGcaaccccctcctcctcctccacaccaTGTCAACTTCAGTGTACATGGCAGCACCAGAGAAAACAACCAGCTGTTGGACACCCTGGAGAACCAGGTTAGGGGCCTGGATGTCAGTGTACCTCAAATGGCTCCACATGTGGTCCAGAATGTTCTTCCATTACAACATTATCCTCAGCTACAGCCAATGTTAGCTCCTCCAGCAGTTCCCTATACACCTGGGCCCCCGAGCATGTTGTCAGCCCTGGATGGGATGGGAgtgagagggacagagaggagggtgATCACTCTGCCTCCTATTATCCAACGTGTACCCAGCTTTTCCGATCGCAGAGGTCATGGAGGTGGCCCTAGAATATCCAGTCAGTCCAGTGGGAGTACAAATCGCTCTGCAGGAGGCCCCCTCCGCGACACTCGTGGGTATAGGGACAGAGAAGTTTCTCCTCCCAGGCGGGGGATCTTACGTGACGATGACTTTGATTGGGAAACCAGGCGAGGGAGAGCACCGCATGGGGGGAATGAGCAAGGAGGCTCAGCAGTGAGGAGGGGAGAAGGCTCCAGATGGTCTCGTGACCACCTGATGGAGGAGCGGCACAGTAAAGCATCTCAGAGGCAGAGGAGCTACTCACCTCCTCAGCGTCGCAAAGGCTCCTGGAGCTCTGAGGAGGTGGATAGCAGGAGACACAGAAGAGGCAAAGGGAAGGGCGGGTCAGAGAAGCCCCCCAGCTACTCCTCCATTGAGATTGAGCCTGGGATCAACTATGAAATGAGGAACTACAACCCCCTCTCT GATCGAAGCTCTCGTAGCGGCACCAGTGTAGTGATTTGA